The Burkholderia cepacia ATCC 25416 genome includes a window with the following:
- a CDS encoding lipase family protein, with amino-acid sequence MSSRRFMLAAAAVSAALAVAASPASAGAPAVSDPFYTYTGTTPLASIPPGTVLKTRNVTYHVAGIPTALTAQQLLYRTNNALNQPVVNVTSVIRSQVSNGRAISYQSAYDSLNPYDEPSQVIAGDRDVTKIINVGTLLYSAESIPLSTLLLLGYNVIVPDTEGQTADFAAGPEYGMTTLDSIRAALNTPSTGLSPSSKVAMIGYSGGAIATNWAAQLAPSYAPEINRQLVGAAEGGVLVDPAHNLRYVDGSIVWGGVAAAALAGLSRGYGFDLTPYLSDTGVAVFNDIQSQSLAYILPKYTGLHWGTLFKPQYANDINSIPAYVTYANKVNAGLAASPTIPMFIGQGTAGALDGTFSSQVGDGVMLAYDVRALAQKFCASGTPVIYNEYPLEHAGAIVPWVAGMLPWLYDRFNGKAAPSNCWLTSLLPSNSLAPETLH; translated from the coding sequence ATGTCCTCCAGACGTTTCATGCTGGCCGCGGCAGCCGTATCCGCCGCGCTGGCGGTCGCCGCATCGCCGGCCAGCGCCGGCGCACCGGCCGTGTCCGATCCGTTCTATACCTACACCGGCACCACGCCGCTGGCATCGATTCCACCGGGCACGGTGCTCAAGACGCGCAACGTCACCTATCACGTGGCCGGCATCCCGACCGCGCTGACCGCGCAGCAGTTGCTGTATCGCACCAATAACGCGCTGAACCAGCCGGTCGTGAACGTGACGTCGGTGATCCGGAGCCAGGTCAGCAACGGCCGGGCCATCTCGTACCAGTCGGCTTACGATTCGCTGAACCCGTACGACGAGCCGTCGCAGGTGATCGCCGGCGATCGCGACGTCACGAAGATCATCAACGTCGGCACGCTGCTCTACAGCGCGGAATCGATTCCGCTGTCGACGCTGCTGCTGCTCGGCTACAACGTCATCGTGCCCGATACGGAAGGCCAGACGGCCGACTTCGCCGCCGGCCCCGAATACGGGATGACGACGCTCGATTCGATCCGTGCGGCGCTCAATACGCCGTCGACCGGCCTGAGTCCGTCGAGCAAGGTCGCGATGATCGGCTATTCCGGCGGCGCGATCGCGACGAACTGGGCCGCGCAGCTCGCGCCGAGCTATGCGCCCGAGATCAACCGGCAGCTCGTCGGCGCGGCGGAAGGCGGTGTGCTGGTCGACCCCGCGCACAACCTGCGCTATGTCGACGGCAGCATCGTATGGGGCGGTGTGGCCGCGGCTGCGCTGGCCGGGCTGTCGCGCGGCTACGGCTTCGACCTGACGCCCTATCTCAGCGATACCGGCGTCGCCGTGTTCAACGACATCCAGAGCCAGTCGCTCGCGTACATCCTGCCGAAATACACGGGGCTGCACTGGGGCACGCTGTTCAAGCCGCAATACGCGAACGACATCAACAGCATTCCCGCGTACGTGACGTATGCCAACAAGGTGAATGCCGGGCTGGCCGCATCGCCGACGATCCCGATGTTCATCGGCCAGGGCACCGCGGGCGCGCTGGACGGCACCTTCAGCAGCCAGGTGGGTGACGGCGTGATGCTCGCGTACGACGTGCGCGCCCTCGCGCAGAAGTTCTGCGCCAGCGGCACGCCGGTCATATACAACGAGTATCCGCTCGAGCATGCGGGCGCGATCGTGCCGTGGGTGGCCGGCATGCTGCCGTGGCTCTACGACCGTTTCAACGGGAAAGCCGCGCCGAGCAATTGCTGGCTGACGTCGCTGCTGCCGAGCAATTCGCTGGCGCCCGAAACGCTGCATTAG
- a CDS encoding YceH family protein: MTTTPDTPTPRALRELTPLEARILGVLVEKQHTVPDTYPLSLNALTAGCNQKTARSPVMNVSEDEVTTALDGLKHLSLVMEGSSSRVPRFEHNVNRVLGIPSQAIALLTILLLRGPQTAAELRLNSARLHGFADISSVEAFLDELAARAQPLVVRLPRAPGARENRWMHLMCGEVNVADFAGADAGGADSVPPSEFEALKAEQKRLADEVARLNALVLRMAGELGIDVDAQGDAS, from the coding sequence ATGACCACCACGCCGGATACGCCCACGCCACGCGCCCTTCGCGAACTCACGCCCCTCGAGGCCCGCATTCTCGGTGTGCTCGTCGAGAAACAGCACACGGTGCCGGACACCTATCCGCTGTCGCTGAATGCGCTGACCGCGGGCTGCAACCAGAAAACCGCGCGCTCGCCGGTGATGAACGTCAGCGAGGACGAAGTCACGACCGCGCTCGACGGGCTGAAGCACCTGAGCCTCGTGATGGAAGGCAGCAGCAGCCGCGTGCCGCGTTTCGAGCACAACGTGAACCGCGTGCTCGGCATCCCGAGCCAGGCGATCGCGCTGCTGACGATCCTGCTGCTGCGCGGCCCGCAGACGGCCGCAGAGTTGCGCCTGAACAGCGCGCGCCTGCACGGTTTCGCGGATATCTCGTCGGTCGAGGCGTTCCTCGACGAACTCGCGGCGCGCGCGCAGCCGCTCGTCGTCCGGTTGCCGCGTGCGCCGGGCGCGCGCGAGAACCGCTGGATGCACCTGATGTGCGGCGAAGTGAACGTGGCCGACTTCGCGGGTGCGGATGCCGGCGGGGCGGATTCCGTGCCGCCTTCGGAATTCGAAGCGCTGAAGGCCGAACAGAAGCGCCTCGCGGATGAAGTGGCGCGGCTGAATGCGCTGGTTCTGCGGATGGCCGGCGAGCTGGGCATCGACGTCGACGCGCAAGGCGACGCGTCCTGA
- a CDS encoding SDR family oxidoreductase: protein MTASSSAPHVRAIVTGHTRGLGASLAEQLLLEGIAVLGVSRSRHPTLASQAGDRFSEIELDLSDTPAVATWLAGDTLRRFVDGASIVLLFNNAGIVDPIGPLAAQDPAIVARAVGVNVAAPLMLSAALAQAASATTECRILHVSSGAARNAYAGWSVYCATKAALDHHARAVALDANRALRVCSVAPGVVDTGMQATIRSTSEDNFPMREKFDQLKSSGALATPEAAARQLIGYALSDAFGSVPTADVRELPSH, encoded by the coding sequence ATGACCGCATCCTCTTCCGCACCGCACGTGCGCGCCATCGTCACCGGACACACACGCGGCCTCGGCGCGTCGCTCGCCGAACAGCTGCTGCTGGAAGGCATCGCCGTGCTGGGCGTGTCGCGCAGCCGTCATCCGACGCTCGCGTCGCAAGCCGGCGACCGATTCTCCGAAATCGAACTCGACCTGTCGGACACGCCGGCCGTCGCGACCTGGCTGGCCGGCGACACGCTGCGCCGCTTCGTCGACGGCGCGTCGATCGTGCTGCTGTTCAACAACGCGGGCATCGTCGATCCGATCGGCCCGCTCGCCGCGCAGGATCCGGCGATCGTCGCACGCGCGGTCGGCGTGAACGTCGCGGCGCCGCTGATGCTGTCGGCCGCGCTCGCGCAAGCGGCATCGGCCACGACCGAATGCCGGATCCTGCACGTGTCGAGCGGCGCGGCGCGCAACGCATACGCGGGCTGGAGCGTCTACTGCGCGACCAAGGCCGCGCTCGATCACCATGCGCGCGCGGTCGCGCTCGACGCGAACCGCGCGTTGCGGGTCTGCAGCGTCGCGCCGGGCGTCGTCGACACGGGCATGCAGGCAACGATCCGCTCGACCAGCGAAGACAACTTCCCGATGCGCGAGAAATTCGACCAGTTGAAGTCGAGCGGCGCGCTCGCGACGCCCGAGGCAGCCGCGCGCCAGTTGATCGGCTATGCGCTGAGCGATGCGTTCGGCTCGGTACCGACCGCCGACGTGCGGGAACTGCCGAGCCACTGA
- a CDS encoding MOSC domain-containing protein, with protein MSDAARPAISAPIGAVRIGASRPLAGTPHASAIDKQPVGSRLWLGALGFAGDEQADARHHGGPDKAVHHYAHDHYGWWAAQIGARDVLAQPGAFGENLSTHGVTEHDVCLGDEFTLGGAVLQVSQSRQPCWKLNARFDHPRMAALVQQSGRTGWYYRVLQAGWVAPGDVLALQRRAYPQWTLSTVLDVLYRRTLDMAALEALCEVPILPAGWRRMLDKRRAERQVEDWTKRLEGR; from the coding sequence ATGAGCGACGCGGCACGGCCGGCGATCTCGGCCCCTATCGGCGCGGTGCGGATCGGCGCGAGCCGGCCGCTGGCCGGCACGCCGCACGCCAGCGCGATCGACAAGCAGCCGGTCGGATCGCGCTTGTGGCTGGGCGCGCTCGGTTTTGCCGGCGACGAGCAGGCCGATGCGCGGCATCATGGCGGCCCCGACAAGGCGGTGCACCACTATGCGCACGATCACTACGGATGGTGGGCCGCGCAGATCGGCGCACGCGACGTGCTCGCGCAACCGGGTGCGTTCGGCGAGAACCTGTCGACGCACGGCGTGACCGAGCACGACGTGTGTCTCGGCGACGAGTTCACGCTGGGCGGCGCCGTGCTTCAGGTGTCGCAGTCGCGGCAGCCGTGCTGGAAGCTCAACGCGCGCTTCGATCATCCGCGGATGGCCGCGCTCGTGCAGCAAAGCGGCCGGACCGGCTGGTATTACCGCGTGCTGCAGGCGGGCTGGGTGGCGCCGGGCGACGTGCTGGCGCTGCAGCGGCGCGCCTATCCGCAATGGACGTTGTCGACGGTGCTCGACGTGCTGTACCGGCGCACGCTCGACATGGCCGCGCTCGAGGCGCTGTGCGAGGTCCCGATACTGCCGGCCGGCTGGCGCAGGATGCTCGACAAGCGCCGGGCGGAGCGGCAAGTCGAAGACTGGACGAAGCGGCTCGAAGGACGTTGA
- a CDS encoding dihydrodipicolinate synthase family protein, translating to MSILLKGIIAYPVTPFSADGGVDLTVLDALIERLIADGVHAIAPLGSTGESAYLSDAEWEAVATASIRAVRRRVPTVVGISDLTTAGAVRRARFAEQAGADAVMVLPVSYWKLGHDEIVAHYRAIGAAIGIPIMLYNNPATSGVDMSPDLIATICRTVDNVTMVKESTGDIGRMHRLAQLSDGAIPFYNGSNPMALAALAAGAAGWCTAAPNLNAALPLALFDAMRAGDLARARTVFQAQLPLLQFIVNGGLPVTVKAGLRLCGFDAGEPRKPLMPLGDARTRELERLLAALPDGVTT from the coding sequence GTGTCCATCCTGCTGAAAGGCATCATTGCCTACCCGGTTACACCGTTCTCCGCCGACGGCGGCGTCGACCTCACGGTGCTCGACGCGCTGATCGAGCGCCTGATTGCCGACGGCGTCCACGCGATCGCGCCGCTGGGCAGTACCGGCGAGAGCGCGTACCTGTCCGATGCCGAATGGGAGGCGGTCGCCACCGCGTCGATCCGCGCGGTGCGACGGCGGGTGCCGACCGTCGTCGGCATTTCCGATCTCACCACGGCGGGCGCGGTGCGCCGCGCGCGCTTCGCCGAGCAGGCCGGCGCCGATGCGGTGATGGTGCTGCCGGTGTCGTACTGGAAGCTCGGTCACGACGAGATCGTCGCGCACTATCGCGCGATCGGCGCCGCCATCGGCATCCCGATCATGCTGTACAACAACCCCGCGACGAGCGGCGTCGACATGTCGCCCGACCTGATCGCGACGATCTGCCGGACCGTCGACAACGTGACGATGGTGAAGGAGAGCACGGGCGACATCGGGCGGATGCACCGTCTCGCGCAACTGAGCGACGGCGCGATTCCGTTCTACAACGGCAGCAACCCGATGGCGCTCGCCGCCCTCGCGGCCGGCGCGGCCGGATGGTGCACGGCCGCGCCGAACCTGAATGCGGCGTTGCCGCTGGCGCTGTTCGACGCGATGCGCGCGGGCGACCTGGCGCGCGCCCGGACGGTCTTTCAGGCGCAGCTGCCGCTGCTGCAGTTCATCGTCAACGGCGGCTTGCCGGTGACCGTGAAGGCCGGGCTGCGCCTGTGCGGCTTCGATGCCGGCGAACCGAGGAAACCGCTGATGCCGCTCGGCGACGCGCGCACGCGCGAACTCGAACGCCTGCTCGCGGCATTGCCTGACGGTGTGACGACATGA
- a CDS encoding aldolase, translating into MAETLNLTKEALVALAERRLDNEVGDSGWSARQKLALTCRILFDAGHDSGLAGQITCRAGDAGTYYTQRLGLGFDEISAANLLRVNEDLDVVDGEGIPNPANRFHTWIYRERPDVNCIIHTHPAHVAALSMLEQPLVVSHMDTCPLYDDCAFLKDWPGVPVGNEEGEIISKALGSKRAILLSHHGQLVVGKTIEEACILALLIERAAKLQLLAMAAGEIRPVPPALAREAHDWISKPKRDAVTFDYYARRALRTHPDCIA; encoded by the coding sequence ATGGCGGAAACGCTGAATCTGACGAAGGAGGCGCTGGTCGCACTGGCGGAGCGGCGTCTCGACAACGAGGTGGGCGACAGCGGCTGGTCCGCGCGGCAGAAGCTCGCGCTCACGTGCCGGATCCTGTTCGACGCCGGCCACGATTCCGGCTTGGCCGGGCAGATCACCTGCCGCGCGGGCGACGCCGGCACGTACTACACGCAGCGGCTCGGGCTCGGTTTCGACGAGATCTCGGCCGCGAACCTGCTGCGCGTGAACGAGGATCTCGACGTCGTCGACGGCGAAGGCATCCCGAATCCGGCCAACCGGTTCCATACATGGATCTATCGCGAGCGCCCGGACGTGAACTGCATCATCCATACGCATCCGGCGCATGTCGCGGCGCTGTCGATGCTCGAGCAGCCGCTCGTCGTGTCGCACATGGATACCTGCCCGCTGTACGACGATTGCGCGTTCCTGAAGGACTGGCCCGGCGTGCCGGTCGGCAACGAGGAGGGCGAGATCATCTCGAAGGCGCTCGGCAGCAAGCGCGCGATCCTGCTGTCGCATCACGGCCAGCTCGTGGTCGGCAAGACGATCGAGGAAGCGTGCATCCTCGCGCTGCTGATCGAGCGGGCCGCGAAGCTGCAACTGCTCGCGATGGCGGCCGGCGAGATCAGGCCGGTGCCGCCGGCGCTGGCGCGCGAAGCGCACGACTGGATTTCGAAGCCGAAGCGCGATGCGGTGACTTTCGACTACTACGCGCGCAGGGCATTGCGCACACATCCGGACTGCATCGCGTGA
- a CDS encoding helix-turn-helix domain-containing protein, with translation MTIRLKLLRKQKGWTLDVLADETGLTKSYLSKVERGLSVPSIAVALKLSKALNVDVEQLFSESRNRELITVTRAGERTAMGAAADSHAHRFESIAAGVAPKKMLPFVVHPPHEFVASTFREHEGEEFLFVHKGRVEIEFPNETVQLKTGDSVYFNALIPHRTRSLGAAQAEILVIVSHDD, from the coding sequence ATGACGATTCGCCTGAAGCTGCTCAGAAAACAGAAGGGCTGGACGCTCGACGTGCTGGCCGACGAGACGGGCCTCACCAAGAGCTACCTGTCGAAAGTCGAGCGCGGCCTGAGCGTGCCGTCGATCGCGGTCGCGCTGAAGCTGTCGAAGGCACTGAATGTCGATGTCGAACAGTTGTTCTCGGAAAGCCGCAACCGCGAGCTGATCACGGTCACGCGCGCCGGCGAGCGCACGGCGATGGGCGCGGCGGCCGACAGCCACGCGCACCGCTTCGAGAGCATCGCGGCCGGCGTCGCGCCGAAGAAGATGCTGCCGTTCGTCGTGCATCCGCCGCACGAATTCGTCGCATCGACGTTCCGCGAGCACGAAGGCGAGGAATTCCTGTTCGTGCACAAGGGGCGCGTCGAAATCGAATTCCCGAACGAGACGGTGCAACTCAAGACCGGTGATTCAGTCTATTTCAACGCACTCATCCCGCACCGCACGCGCAGCCTCGGCGCCGCGCAGGCGGAGATTCTGGTCATCGTCAGTCACGACGACTAG
- the hutC gene encoding histidine utilization repressor: MVTKATAPFQQIKTLVRQNVDSGDWRPGDRIPSELDLAAQFGVARMTVNRALRELTEEGVLKRIAGVGTFVAEAKPQSNLLMIAHIRDEIRARGHEYRCRVLSQSSEPASFDVAAAFGLPVNTPVFHVVCVHEENGRPIQLEDRYVNPAAAPGFIDQDFQVEPPSEYLYNNVSHYELEIEHVVDASLPTGEQARLLDMRADEPCLTLTRRTWTNGLPVTFVHFLHPGNRYRLGSRFKPGAGRHPT; encoded by the coding sequence ATGGTCACGAAGGCCACCGCACCGTTCCAGCAGATCAAGACGCTCGTTCGCCAGAACGTCGACTCGGGCGACTGGCGCCCCGGCGACCGCATTCCGTCCGAGCTCGATCTCGCCGCGCAGTTCGGCGTTGCACGCATGACGGTCAACCGCGCGCTGCGCGAGCTGACCGAGGAAGGCGTGCTGAAGCGTATCGCGGGCGTCGGCACGTTCGTCGCCGAGGCGAAGCCGCAGTCGAACCTGCTGATGATCGCGCACATCCGCGACGAAATCCGCGCGCGCGGGCACGAATACCGCTGCCGCGTGCTGAGCCAGTCGAGCGAGCCCGCGTCGTTCGACGTCGCGGCCGCGTTCGGCCTGCCGGTCAATACGCCGGTTTTTCACGTGGTGTGCGTGCACGAGGAAAACGGCCGCCCGATCCAGCTCGAGGATCGCTACGTGAACCCGGCCGCCGCGCCCGGTTTCATCGACCAGGATTTCCAGGTCGAGCCGCCGTCCGAGTACCTGTACAACAACGTGTCGCACTACGAACTGGAAATCGAGCACGTGGTCGATGCGTCGTTGCCGACCGGCGAACAGGCGCGGCTGCTCGACATGCGCGCCGACGAGCCGTGCCTCACGCTCACGCGCCGCACCTGGACGAACGGGCTGCCCGTCACGTTCGTGCATTTCCTGCATCCGGGCAACCGCTACCGGCTCGGCTCGCGCTTCAAGCCGGGCGCCGGGCGCCACCCGACCTGA
- a CDS encoding phytanoyl-CoA dioxygenase family protein, with the protein MTSIEDRVAQAVTPELIAAFREEGAVCIKGIFSPDEVAALRAGIDANLAQPSPRAKVASRPDDPGWFFEDFCNWQHNDAYRDFIVRSPAPSVAAALMGTENVRLHHDHLLVKEPGTRQRTPWHQDQPYYNIEGDDNVSMWIPVDPVPLESTLEFVAGSHRGPWLMPRTFMDKEAKWFPEGSLADLPDIEGDRAAFPIRHWALEPGDMVCFRMLTLHASGGTQNRRRAFSIRFVGDDIRHAPRRWKTSPDFPGLAEQLPDGAPLDHPLFPVVWSRGAGQAGAL; encoded by the coding sequence ATGACGAGTATCGAGGATCGCGTCGCGCAAGCCGTGACGCCCGAACTGATCGCCGCGTTCCGCGAGGAAGGTGCGGTCTGCATCAAGGGCATCTTCTCGCCCGACGAAGTCGCCGCGCTGCGCGCCGGCATCGACGCGAATCTCGCGCAGCCGAGCCCGCGCGCGAAAGTCGCGAGCCGGCCCGACGATCCGGGCTGGTTCTTCGAGGATTTCTGCAACTGGCAGCACAACGACGCGTATCGCGACTTCATCGTGCGCTCGCCGGCGCCGTCGGTGGCCGCCGCGCTGATGGGCACGGAGAACGTGCGGCTTCATCACGACCACCTGCTCGTGAAGGAGCCCGGCACGCGGCAGCGCACGCCGTGGCATCAGGACCAGCCGTACTACAACATCGAGGGCGACGACAACGTCAGCATGTGGATTCCGGTCGATCCGGTGCCGCTCGAATCGACGCTGGAGTTCGTCGCGGGCTCGCATCGCGGGCCGTGGCTGATGCCGCGCACGTTCATGGACAAGGAAGCGAAGTGGTTTCCGGAAGGCAGCCTCGCGGACCTGCCCGACATCGAAGGCGACCGCGCGGCCTTCCCGATCCGCCATTGGGCGCTCGAGCCCGGCGACATGGTGTGCTTCCGGATGCTCACGCTGCACGCGTCGGGCGGTACGCAGAACCGTCGGCGCGCGTTCTCGATCCGCTTCGTCGGCGACGATATCCGTCACGCGCCGCGCCGCTGGAAGACGTCGCCCGATTTCCCCGGGCTCGCGGAGCAACTGCCCGACGGCGCGCCGCTCGACCATCCGCTGTTTCCGGTCGTGTGGTCGCGTGGCGCGGGGCAGGCCGGCGCGCTCTGA
- a CDS encoding ABC transporter substrate-binding protein gives MNRTARLLVTALAFAPLVSFAQDTSTIRWGIDPTYPPFEAKQPDGSLAGFDIDLRNAICEQLRAKCVWVEQGFDGMIPALRARKFDVIMSAMTATDERLKQIDFSNKLYASPGALVAPVGSKLLPTAASLAGKRVGIDQGTTQEAYAKAEWATRGVTIVSYQNQDQVYQDLVNGRLDATFQDKTQAGYSFLKTPRGKGYAFAGPDVTDVRITGYGVAMGVRKGDDAMKKRLNDAIVAIRANGTYQKIAAKYFDFDIYGAKQQLTSAP, from the coding sequence ATGAACCGCACTGCAAGGCTTCTCGTTACCGCGCTGGCGTTCGCGCCGCTCGTGTCGTTCGCGCAGGACACGTCGACGATCCGCTGGGGCATCGACCCCACGTATCCGCCGTTCGAGGCGAAGCAGCCCGACGGCTCGCTCGCCGGCTTCGACATCGACCTGCGCAATGCGATCTGCGAGCAGCTGCGTGCAAAGTGCGTCTGGGTCGAGCAGGGCTTCGACGGGATGATTCCGGCGCTGCGCGCACGCAAGTTCGACGTGATCATGTCCGCGATGACGGCCACCGACGAGCGGCTCAAGCAGATCGACTTCTCGAACAAGCTGTATGCATCGCCGGGCGCGCTCGTCGCGCCGGTCGGCTCGAAGCTGCTGCCGACCGCCGCGTCGCTCGCGGGCAAGCGCGTCGGGATCGACCAGGGCACGACGCAGGAGGCGTACGCGAAGGCCGAATGGGCGACCAGGGGCGTGACGATCGTCTCGTACCAGAACCAGGACCAGGTGTACCAGGATCTCGTCAACGGCCGCCTCGACGCGACCTTCCAGGACAAGACGCAGGCCGGCTACTCGTTCCTGAAGACGCCGCGCGGCAAGGGCTATGCGTTCGCGGGCCCCGACGTGACCGACGTGCGGATCACCGGCTACGGCGTCGCGATGGGCGTGCGCAAGGGAGACGACGCGATGAAGAAGCGGCTGAACGACGCGATCGTCGCGATCCGTGCGAACGGTACGTACCAGAAGATCGCCGCGAAATATTTCGACTTCGACATCTACGGTGCGAAGCAGCAGCTGACTTCGGCGCCGTGA
- a CDS encoding ankyrin repeat domain-containing protein: protein MFFKRIAIIGSFALTTLTSAVAAADGGALEGRLRSAADRGDASEVRTLLERGAPIDSRDGQGRTALLLATHGNHVEAARVLIDAGADVNAKDAIQDSPYLYAGARGHLDILRMTLAHGADLSSTNRYRGTALIPAAERGHVETVHALIDAGVNVDHVNRLGWTALLEAIMLGDGSERYVRIVQLLVDGHANVDLADSNGETPLRHARRRGYAAIERVPV, encoded by the coding sequence ATGTTTTTCAAACGGATCGCGATCATCGGCTCGTTTGCGTTGACCACGCTCACGTCGGCCGTGGCCGCCGCCGACGGCGGCGCGCTCGAGGGCCGGTTGCGCAGCGCGGCCGACCGTGGCGACGCGAGCGAAGTGCGCACGCTGCTCGAACGCGGCGCGCCGATCGATTCGCGCGACGGGCAGGGCCGCACGGCGCTGCTGCTCGCGACGCACGGCAATCACGTTGAGGCGGCGCGCGTGCTGATCGACGCGGGTGCGGACGTCAACGCGAAGGATGCGATCCAGGACAGCCCGTATCTGTACGCCGGTGCGCGCGGCCATCTCGACATCCTGCGGATGACGCTCGCGCACGGCGCCGACCTGAGCAGCACGAACCGGTATCGCGGCACCGCGCTGATTCCGGCAGCGGAGCGCGGCCATGTGGAGACGGTGCACGCGCTGATCGACGCGGGCGTGAACGTCGACCACGTGAACCGGCTCGGCTGGACCGCACTGCTGGAGGCGATCATGCTCGGCGACGGCAGCGAGCGTTATGTGCGGATCGTGCAACTGCTCGTCGACGGGCACGCGAACGTCGATCTCGCGGATTCGAACGGCGAGACGCCGCTGCGGCATGCGCGGCGGCGCGGGTATGCGGCGATCGAGCGGGTGCCTGTATAG
- a CDS encoding LysR family transcriptional regulator — protein sequence MNRPLFDIDLLRALVMVADCGSFTTASARLHSTQSTVSQKVRRLEEIAGHRLLDRGTRDVRPTDAGVTVLSYARRMLALNDEMLEALSGATVALTIRLGVPDDFAAGRTTHALAAFKREHPQVKLEVMCGLSRDISAAYDRGELDLVLIKQRRDSREAVVRWPEKLRWIDSAAHPSIDLDPVPIVVFPPRGLYRDDMIKAIEERGRRWRISFTTSSLSGIQAAVADGLGISVLPARVVTDEHVVLTAKQGFAPIEHMDIAILHRPTADPMVSELTKALAAMLEHEE from the coding sequence ATGAATAGACCCCTGTTCGACATCGACCTGCTGCGCGCGCTCGTGATGGTCGCCGACTGCGGCAGCTTCACGACGGCGTCCGCGCGCCTGCACTCGACGCAGTCGACGGTCAGCCAGAAGGTGCGCCGGCTCGAGGAAATCGCCGGGCACCGCCTGCTCGACCGCGGCACGCGCGACGTGCGGCCGACCGACGCGGGTGTGACGGTGCTCAGTTATGCGCGGCGCATGCTCGCGTTGAACGACGAGATGCTGGAAGCGCTGTCGGGTGCGACGGTCGCGCTGACGATCCGGCTCGGCGTGCCCGACGATTTCGCGGCGGGCCGCACGACGCATGCGCTCGCCGCGTTCAAGCGCGAGCATCCGCAGGTGAAGCTCGAGGTGATGTGCGGGCTGAGCCGCGACATCAGCGCCGCATACGACCGCGGCGAACTCGACCTCGTACTGATCAAGCAGCGCCGCGACAGCCGCGAGGCCGTCGTGCGCTGGCCCGAGAAGCTGCGCTGGATCGACAGCGCCGCGCATCCGTCGATCGATCTCGACCCGGTGCCGATCGTCGTGTTTCCGCCGCGCGGGCTCTATCGCGACGACATGATCAAGGCGATCGAGGAGCGCGGCCGCCGCTGGCGGATCAGCTTCACGACGTCGAGCCTGAGCGGCATCCAGGCGGCCGTCGCCGACGGGCTCGGCATCAGCGTGCTGCCCGCGCGCGTGGTGACGGACGAGCACGTCGTGCTGACCGCGAAGCAGGGTTTCGCGCCGATCGAACACATGGACATCGCGATCCTGCATCGGCCGACGGCCGACCCGATGGTCAGCGAACTGACGAAGGCGCTCGCAGCCATGCTGGAGCACGAGGAGTAG
- a CDS encoding nuclear transport factor 2 family protein, whose translation MRRTTAARAARWMAAALFAVSAAHAVAAGPTDAQQEANRRTVLAFYEKGLNEKDADAALAYVGDRYVQHNPNAADGRDGFRQFVAFLRDKYPRSHSEIKRSFVDGDYVILHVHAVREPGTRGSAIMDIFRLENGKIVEHWDVNQPVPEQAANGNTMF comes from the coding sequence ATGCGACGCACGACCGCGGCACGGGCCGCACGATGGATGGCGGCGGCCCTGTTCGCCGTGAGCGCCGCGCATGCGGTGGCGGCCGGGCCGACGGACGCGCAGCAGGAAGCGAACCGGCGCACGGTGCTCGCGTTCTATGAAAAAGGCCTGAACGAGAAGGATGCCGACGCCGCACTCGCGTATGTCGGCGATCGTTACGTGCAGCACAACCCGAACGCGGCCGACGGCCGCGACGGCTTCCGCCAATTCGTCGCGTTCCTGCGCGACAAGTATCCGCGGTCGCACAGCGAGATCAAGCGCTCGTTCGTCGACGGCGACTACGTGATCCTGCACGTGCACGCGGTGCGCGAACCCGGCACGCGCGGCAGCGCGATCATGGACATCTTCCGGCTCGAGAACGGCAAGATCGTCGAGCACTGGGACGTCAATCAACCCGTGCCCGAGCAGGCCGCGAACGGGAACACGATGTTCTGA